TCTCCTCTGCCGCAAACCGTTTCCTTGGCATCGCTGCCTCCCTTTCCGTCCAGGCATTTTCCCACTTTGCGCCTGGTCTAGTTTTTGGGGGGCAGGTCACTTGAACCAATGTTCGTGAAGAATCTCGAAAACGTACAAGGGGACGAACGCGATGTCATTTTTATTTCAACGGTGTATGGCCCAGAGCAACCTGGTGCACGGGTACATCAGCGTTTCGGCCCTATCAACTCTGTTGTCGGCCATCGTCGCTTAAATGTCCTATTTACTCGCGCCAAAGAAAAGGTTGTAGTGTTCTCTTCCATGGATTCGACCGACATTCTTCCCAATGAGTCTACTGGGCGTGGGGTTGGCATTCTCAAAGACTATTTGGTTTACTCCTCCACCGGTAAGCTTGACGCCGGAACGACCTCGGGCCGAGAGCCAGATAGTGACTTTGAGATAGTTGTTGCAATGCGTCTTAGGCAGCAGGGCTTTGATGTGGTGCCTCAGGTCGGTGTGGCTGGATATTTCATAGATTTAGGGGTAAAAGATCCAAGAAACCCTGATGTTTTTCTTCTTGGAATAGAGTGTGACGGTGCTACATACCACTCAGCTAAATCCGCCCGAGACCGTGATCGACTAAGGGAAGAAGCCCTCCGGCAGAAGAAGTGGAACATATATAGGATTTGGTCAACCGACTGGTTCCGCGATCCTGACCGGGAGACCAGCAAACTGCTCGCATACATTAGGCAACTCTTGAGACCATAACTGGCCGTCGTTACAACCCAACGGACCAACTCGGGGTATGCGGCCTTTTATGAATTAGGAAGAGCCGGGCAGGATTCAACATACCTCGAAGTCCCCACCATCTAACAAATCCCCTTCCGAAAAGTAATCCTTCGGGGCCCCCTCTTGGCGAGGGCGAATCCCTTCGTTAGACTCGATGCACACTTTGGAGCAAATGTGCCCTTCCCCCGTCTCTAGTATCAGGGGGGATCAGAGTGCCGTGGGTGCTTCAGCATACTCCCTTGGAGTTATGGCGGCCAATCGGCCAGCGAAACTGACAACTCCCCGATAAGGCACTGCCCTAGACGCTTATGCCCGGCCTGACGGTAGTTCTGGAGCCACCACGTGCGGACGGCCTTGATCCCCGGCGCCAGCCTCCCATCCTTCTCCAAGTCCCGCAGCACTTCCCAGGCGTGCAACGCCGCCCCGTCCATCGCGACCAGCTTCTCCTTGACTGCCTGCTGCATGGCTTTCCTCCCCCGCGTGCGCAAGCGCGGTTTTAGGCTGTTTACCGCTTCCGGCGTCCCCGTTCCATTGAAGCGGCTGCCCCCTTGTCGCTAGAGCCTTCCCCGGCGCTTAAGGGCCATGACGATGATCCGGGGGTTTACCCGCCGCATACGAGGGTCCCCTTCGCAGGCCATATGCACCAGGGTCTCGTAGTAGTCGCCGCCCATGACTCGATAGGCCCATTCGAGCGCCTCCCTGAGCTCATGGTCATGCTGCATCCAGTCGTAGAGGGTGCTCCGTGATATA
The nucleotide sequence above comes from Chloroflexota bacterium. Encoded proteins:
- a CDS encoding helix-turn-helix domain-containing protein; its protein translation is MGAVAHVENEDGRELVHRTDPREKKTPEIIRKVLDALAHGHGYAAAAQIAGISRSTLYDWMQHDHELREALEWAYRVMGGDYYETLVHMACEGDPRMRRVNPRIIVMALKRRGRL